The sequence below is a genomic window from Candidatus Margulisiibacteriota bacterium.
CGATATCCTGATCATCCTTGACGCTGATGTTACAGTCGCACCGGAGGACTTGCCGAAGTTCATTAACCTGCTGGCGCGCAATAAGGCCGAATTCGTCAATGGCTGCCGCCTGATCTACCCGATGGATGAAAAAGCGATGCGTTTTCTCAACCTGTTGGGCAACCGATTTTTTGCCAAACTTTTTAGCTACCTGCTTGGACAAAAGGTTCGTGACACGCTCTGCGGCACCAAGGTCCTGTGGCGGAGTGATTATGAGAAGATCGCAGCCAACCGCAACTATTTCGGTGACTTTGACCCCTTTGGTGATTTTGATCTTCTTTTCGGTGCCGCCAGACTCAATCTGAAAATTCTTGATCTGCCTGTCCGTTATGGCGAAAGGACTTACGGCACGACAAATATTTCCCGTTTTCGCGACGGCTTCTTGTTGCTGAAAATGAGCGGTATCGCGGCGAAAAAGCTGAAATTTATTTAAAGTTATGAACTTATGAACCCAGGAGTTAAAAATGCTTAAAGACCAACATAAACTTGATTGGGTTGAAGATCATCGCAAGACATATCTTGCAAAGGGCTCGCTCCGTTATTATTATCGCGAAGTGTTTGCCAATCTTTTACGGCAGGAACTTATCCCCGGGCCAGCATTGGAGCTTGGTAGCGGGCCCGGATTCCTGTCTGATGTCGTTGAAGATGTTACAACTTCTGATATCTTTCCTTATCCGGGAATAAAAGTGGTATGTGATGCCCACCGACTCCCATTCGATGACCAAAGCTTTGCTAATGTTTTTTTTGTAGATGTATTGCATCATTTGAAGTCGCCGTTGGTCGCTTTTCGTGAGATCGCTAGAGTGTTGCGTCCCGGCGGGCGCCTGGTCATGATCGAACCTTATACGACCATATTCTCCAGGCTGTTCTATAAATATTTGCACCATGAGGATTGCGTGGTCGTCGAGGATGTTTGGCATAATGCTTTCCCCAAGGACAAAGAGCCGATGAGCGGCAACGCTGAAATTCCTCGCCTTTGTTTAGTAAAACGCAACTCTCCGCTGAAGGGGGGAAATTCTGAAAGCGGTTTACATTTGCGCAAGGTCGTTCCCTTCGCTGGTCTCAGTTATCTGTTGACCGGCGGCTTTCAGCCCTGGCAGTTTCCAGTGTTTATCGTTCGCGGATTATATCAAATGGAAGAGCGGACCAGGCCGTTATGGGCTAACCTGGCGGCGACCCGTTGCCTGGCGGTTCTTGAGCGTCCGGATAGATAATATGCAATACATAAAGGAAAGAATATTTGGGCTTTGGCAATTAAAGGGGATTCGTTTTTTCTTCTATTTTTTGCTTGCCGCGATTGTCGCGCACTTAGATAGGTTCATTTTTGGCGAGCAGATGCTACTGAAGCTCCATGACCAATTGGACTCCTTCTGGCCGTATCAGGTTGAAATGGCCAGGCGCGTCCTGTCGTTCCACCTGCCGCTCTGGTTCCCGGATTA
It includes:
- a CDS encoding class I SAM-dependent methyltransferase — protein: MLKDQHKLDWVEDHRKTYLAKGSLRYYYREVFANLLRQELIPGPALELGSGPGFLSDVVEDVTTSDIFPYPGIKVVCDAHRLPFDDQSFANVFFVDVLHHLKSPLVAFREIARVLRPGGRLVMIEPYTTIFSRLFYKYLHHEDCVVVEDVWHNAFPKDKEPMSGNAEIPRLCLVKRNSPLKGGNSESGLHLRKVVPFAGLSYLLTGGFQPWQFPVFIVRGLYQMEERTRPLWANLAATRCLAVLERPDR